A window from Lepus europaeus isolate LE1 chromosome 20, mLepTim1.pri, whole genome shotgun sequence encodes these proteins:
- the LSM4 gene encoding U6 snRNA-associated Sm-like protein LSm4 isoform X3 — MSAALILCLLAVLQRSAGTNPQQPVNLTWEVLNPIEDRVVWALSGRQPAGTWFPGITFDLCDLVGRGDAATPRYDHPSSWCSYTSGIAWLRGLEFYVCPGHKKGNVGKCGGPESYYCKSWGCETTGSGSWISDSPEDYIRVKRNSTSVCPCQAKLSYSAEDLQCKQTPCNQVVLTFTEKGREAPGWSLGYTWGMMFYQSGTDPGVLFTVRLRQTEPLPQ, encoded by the coding sequence ATGTCGGCTGCACTCATCCTGTGCCTGCTGGCCGTCCTCCAGAGGAGTGCGGGGACCAATCCCCAGCAGCCGGTTAACCTCACGTGGGAGGTGCTCAACCCCATAGAAGACAGGGTGGTGTGGGCGCTGTCCGGGCGTCAGCCGGCCGGGACCTGGTTCCCTGGCATCACCTTTGACCTGTGTGacctggtggggagaggggacgcCGCCACACCCCGATACGACCACCCGTCGAGCTGGTGCTCCTACACGTCGGGCATCGCCTGGCTGAGGGGGCTCGAGTTTTACGTCTGCCCCGGACATAAGAAAGGGAATGTTGGGAAGTGCGGAGGGCCCGAAAGCTATTACTGCAAAAGCTGGGGTTGCGAGACCACCgggtcggggagctggatcagcgaCAGCCCCGAGGATTACATCAGGGTGAAACGGAACAGCACCAGCGTCTGCCCGTGTCAGGCCAAGCTCTCCTACTCCGCCGAGGACCTGCAGTGCAAGCAGACGCCCTGTAACCAGGTCGTCCTCACCTtcacagagaagggcagagaggcCCCGGGCTGGTCACTGGGGTACACCTGGGGCATGATGTTCTACCAGTCGGGGACCGACCCTGGGGTCCTCTTCACGGTCAGGCTCAGACAGACGGAACCTCTCCCCCAGTAG